In the Dioscorea cayenensis subsp. rotundata cultivar TDr96_F1 chromosome 12, TDr96_F1_v2_PseudoChromosome.rev07_lg8_w22 25.fasta, whole genome shotgun sequence genome, one interval contains:
- the LOC120273727 gene encoding uncharacterized protein LOC120273727: MVVVVDGFSDLVAGWWAGPNPRGCGAFVLSKKLAWLRDQLRRWSKESFGSIKLRKLALLHDLEMIDIIKESRCLSPEEIIQERGITESLAVIRRQEEVYWKQRSRLQWLNEGDENTRYFHAVANGRKNINFIPSINGGSGSISDAKDIGRVFEQRFREIFGKRRNFRFMVDLGNLLRHKPFVDLSSLELPFTLEEVRRAVFDLGSDKAPGPDGFPMHFFKSHWEIVKGEIMQLCQDFFTGTANLERINWACIVLIPKVLSPTNPGDYHPISLINSSLKILSKLLASRLSLVMDSLVDNAQSAFLKGRYILDNIAIAEETIFSIHKRRLKGHILKVDFAKAFDSVDWDFLLELLKVRGFGPNWLRWISTILSSSKASILINGSPSGYVRYQRGLRQGDPLSPLLFVLVSDVLCTMFDNALKSKILVGVPLGEQGCVCNLHYADDLLVLTVGGAEDLRVIKLILLVFEGLSGLETNFSKTCLYTTNLHQLPQMCEAKTVNCDVGLLPVTYLGLPVSGRRPRKQDWEGLIAKVRGRLSSWKSSYISIGGRLTLVNSVLSAVPTYWMSLYKLPTWVIKEIDRIRRDFLWSGPDIDHPGCRLVAWRNICRAKEQGGWGILELSSFNLALLGKWRWKLLNDPHWGGTKILRFNYNVTTWDLFKSPNGRVSFFWSGVSRRLPAFRGCVSVQIKEGSTTLFWKDRWLNGTAPMYIWPEEFLASPSPNGTVREFVSLLGRPPFANYPGVEQLRSSSNVLTESDRDLKVWGLTANGSFSVKSFYCLLNDRGLRCPLATSFWKGPCPRKVNIFNWLAWKNKILSLENLARRRCNRLPTDTCVLCHSDTESADHLFLKCRFSREVWSLFSRFLMLPELPLSMGSLWSDWRAALRPAVRGLGDWVVKAFVWSIWLTRNDYIFADKCVYPHVVMKKTAHLMLSWFSAAPDGLRVKLEDPISSIRRSLEFAGPLAAGVEATPSIEVVQTSGEE, encoded by the coding sequence ATGGTTGTGGTGGTGGATGGTTTTTCGGATCTGGTTGCCGGTTGGTGGGCTGGGCCCAACCCCCGTGGTTGTGGTGCTTTTGTTTTGTCCAAGAAATTGGCTTGGCTCAGGGATCAGCTCCGAAGATGGTCAAAAGAGAGTTTTGGCTCAATTAAACTCAGGAAACTGGCATTGTTACATGATCTAGAGATGATTGATATCATCAAGGAATCTAGGTGTCTTTCGCCTGAGGAGATTATCCAGGAGCGTGGTATTACGGAGAGTTTAGCGGTTATCCGTAGACAAGAGGAAGTTTACTGGAAGCAGAGATCTCGGTTACAATGGCTGAATGAGGGGGATGAAAATACGAGATACTTTCATGCAGTGGCAAATGGGCggaaaaatattaactttattcCGTCGATCAATGGTGGCTCTGGCTCAATCTCTGATGCCAAGGACATTGGTCGTGTTTTTGAACAGCGTTTCAGGGAGATCTTTGGTAAGAGAAGGAATTTCCGCTTCATGGTGGATCTCGGTAACCTTCTGAGGCACAAACCCTTTGTGGACTTATCCTCCCTCGAACTTCCTTTTACCCTGGAGGAAGTGAGAAGAGCAGTTTTTGACTTAGGGAGTGACAAAGCCCCTGGGCCGGATGGCTTCCCTATGCATTTCTTCAAGTCCCACTGGGAGATTGTCAAAGGTGAGATCATGCAGCTTTGTCAGGATTTCTTTACGGGGACGGCGAACTTAGAACGGATTAATTGGGCTTGTATTGTTCTTATTCCTAAGGTTTTAAGTCCGACCAATCCGGGGGATTATCACCCCATAAGCCTTATTAACTCCTCTTTGAAAATCCTTAGTAAGCTTCTGGCCTCGAGGCTTAGTTTGGTGATGGACTCTTTGGTGGATAATGCGCAATCTGCTTTTCTCAAAGGGAGATATATCCTGGACAATATTGCAATAGCGGAGGAGACAATTTTCAGCATACACAAAAGAAGACTGAAGGGTCATATTCTTAAGGTGGACTTTGCGAAAGCTTTTGACTCAGTTGATTGGGATTTCTTGCTGGAGCTTCTGAAGGTCAGGGGTTTTGGACCCAATTGGCTACGTTGGATTTCCACTATTCTTAGCTCTTCCAAAgcttctattttaattaacGGGTCCCCTAGTGGTTATGTTCGGTACCAAAGAGGGTTGAGACAGGGGGACCCTCTGTCTCCCCTGCTTTTTGTGCTTGTTTCAGATGTGTTGTGCACTATGTTCGACAATGCACTGAAATCAAAAATTCTGGTTGGGGTGCCACTGGGGGAGCAAGGCTGTGTCTGCAACTTGCACTATGCGGATGATCTTCTGGTGTTGACGGTGGGGGGAGCCGAAGACCTCAGGGTGATCAAGTTGATTTTGCTGGTCTTTGAGGGGTTGTCCGGCTTGGAAACTAACTTTTCCAAAACTTGCCTTTACACTACGAATTTGCACCAACTTCCTCAAATGTGCGAGGCTAAAACGGTTAATTGTGATGTGGGTCTTCTCCCTGTGACCTATCTTGGCTTACCTGTTTCGGGTAGAAGACCTCGTAAGCAGGACTGGGAAGGCTTGATTGCCAAAGTCAGAGGGCGCCTGTCCTCCTGGAAATCTTCGTACATCTCTATTGGAGGACGGCTTACCCTAGTCAACTCGGTGTTATCGGCGGTACCAACATACTGGATGTCTCTCTACAAGTTACCGACGTGGGTGATCAAAGAAATTGATaggattagaagagattttctttggtcTGGTCCTGACATTGATCATCCGGGATGTCGCCTTGTGGCTTGGAGAAATATCTGTCGCGCCAAGGAGCAAGGAGGCTGGGGTATCTTGGAGCTATCGTCCTTTAACCTGGCCTTGCTTGGGAAATGGAGATGGAAACTCCTGAATGACCCGCACTGGGGAGGAACCAAGATCCTTCGTTTCAACTATAATGTTACTACTTGGGACTTGTTCAAGAGTCCGAATGGGAgagtttctttcttttggtctgGGGTTTCCCGTCGCCTCCCCGCGTTCAGGGGTTGTGTTTCGGTTCAGATCAAGGAGGGTTCTACGACTCTCTTCTGGAAGGATAGATGGCTAAATGGCACTGCGCCGATGTACATTTGGCCAGAAGAATTTCTGGCGTCTCCTTCGCCTAACGGGACGGTTCGGGAGTTTGTGTCGTTACTTGGGAGACCGCCGTTTGCGAACTACCCCGGGGTGGAGCAGCTGCGCTCTAGCTCAAATGTGCTGACGGAAAGTGATAGGGACTTAAAGGTTTGGGGACTGACGGCCAACGGGTCTTTTTCTGTCAAGTCATTCTACTGTCTTTTGAATGATAGGGGACTGCGTTGCCCCCTTGCAACATCCTTTTGGAAAGGCCCCTGCCCTAGGAAGGTTAACATCTTTAATTGGCTCGCTTGGAAGAACAAGATTCTTTCTCTGGAAAATCTTGCTAGACGTAGATGTAATAGACTTCCGACTGACACTTGTGTTCTTTGCCATTCGGATACTGAATCGGCTGACCATCTATTCTTAAAGTGCCGGTTCTCCAGGGAAGTTTGGTCCTTGTTTAGCAGGTTTCTAATGTTACCTGAACTTCCCCTGTCAATGGGCAGTTTATGGAGTGACTGGAGAGCTGCCTTACGTCCAGCGGTGCGGGGTCTTGGGGATTGGGTTGTTAAAGCTTTTGTGTGGTCTATTTGGCTTACGAGAAATGATTATATCTTTGCTGATAAATGTGTTTATCCCCATGTTGTCATGAAGAAGACTGCTCATTTGATGTTATCTTGGTTCTCTGCAGCTCCAGATGGTTTGAGAGTGAAGTTGGAGGATCCTATCTCCTCTATCAGGCGTAGCCTCGAGTTTGCAGGACCTCTTGCTGCGGGGGTGGAGGCCACTCCCTCGATTGAGGTGGTTCAGACTAGTGGTGAGGAGTAG
- the LOC120273612 gene encoding probable serine/threonine-protein kinase kinX produces MATEVSVTDQTADEHIEEKTVSDDIKSVDVESVVTQPSEAEHKNEGEKTKVEDSANSEALVTEEKKVDDKVDAVVEELKTGEVENKIAEADDKAEAVIEEVKKEETEPEEKLDYKFDAGDGSDKVENPPQGTTDISNIASVVTTETEEKGLETKPDELSIPEPPVEVPEKPVEAETEPPKEPTVVPVVSVPVSVTTEETQEESPVITGTEVSVPVTEVKPEEPQLIAATDDVSVPATEDDKEESPVIAGTEISVPVTEEKQEDPSVVAATDVSVPETEDKQEEPPVALATKVSEPVTEEKQEEPPVIAATEVSVPVVEEKQEEPSVVAAPEVLVPETEDKQEDPLVVTAAEVSVPETEDKQEEPPVITTAEASELVTEEKQEEPLLVAAPEVSVPETEDKPEVPPVISDPEFSVSEAEVKSDETSVIAVPEVSLPKTEVKLEEFPVVAATKVPMSVTEEKKETLTEKTSEAVESVAERITPAETSRDFVVETDSGLKVGESENKKEKTNKADDQNAEAPAKDDSDTKATVGAPKDEPPTKPHRQSNNIISKVKQSIVKVKKAIIRKSSSSKAISMENKDEITVK; encoded by the exons ATGGCTACTGAGGTTTCTGTAACTGATCAGACAGCTGATGAG CACATTGAGGAGAAGACAGTGAGTGATGATATAAAGAGTGTTGATGTGGAGAGCGTCGTTACTCAACCAAGTGAAGCTGAACATAAAAATGAGGGAGAGAAGACCAAAGTGGAGGATTCAGCAAATTCTGAAGCATTAGTAACTGAAGAGAAAAAGGTGGATGACAAGGTTGATGCTGTGGTTGAAGAACTGAAAACAGGGGAAGTAGAGAATAAGATAGCTGAAGCAGATGATAAAGCTGAAGCTGTGATTGAAGAGGTTAAAAAGGAAGAAACTGAACCAGAGGAAAAATTGGATTATAAATTTGATGCTGGTGATGGTTCAGATAAAGTGGAAAATCCTCCACAGGGAACAACAGATATCTCCAATATTGCCTCAGTAGTTACTACCGAAACTGAGGAGAAAGGACTAGAAACCAAACCGGATGAATTGAGCATTCCTGAGCCACCAGTTGAAGTACCAGAAAAGCCAGTTGAAGCAGAAACAGAGCCTCCGAAAGAGCCAACTGTTGTTCCAGTGGTTTCGGTGCCTGTAAGTGTAACTACTGAAGAGACACAAGAAGAGTCTCCAGTGATCACTGGGACAGAGGTTTCAGTGCCTGTAACAGAAGTTAAACCAGAAGAGCCCCAATTGATTGCTGCCACTGATGATGTTTCAGTGCCAGCAACAGAAGATGACAAAGAAGAGTCTCCAGTGATCGCTGGGACAGAGATTTCAGTGCCTGTAACAGAAGAGAAACAAGAAGATCCCTCAGTGGTTGCTGCTACTGATGTTTCAGTGCCTGAAACTGAAGATAAACAAGAGGAACCCCCGGTGGCTCTTGCAACCAAGGTTTCAGAGCCGGTAACAGAAGAGAAACAAGAAGAACCCCCAGTGATTGCTGCCACTGAGGTTTCAGTGCCTGTGGTAGAAGAGAAACAGGAGGAGCCCTCAGTGGTTGCTGCCCCTGAGGTTTTAGTGCCTGAAACAGAAGATAAACAAGAAGATCCCCTGGTAGTTACTGCCGCTGAGGTTTCAGTGCCTGAAACAGAAGATAAACAAGAGGAGCCCCCAGTGATTACTACAGCTGAGGCTTCAGAGCTGGTAACAGAAGAGAAACAAGAAGAGCCACTACTGGTTGCTGCCCCTGAGGTCTCAGTGCCTGAAACAGAAGATAAACCAGAAGTGCCCCCAGTGATTTCTGACCCCGAGTTTTCAGTGTCTGAAGCAGAAGTTAAATCAGATGAGACTTCAGTAATTGCTGTCCCAGAGGTTTCATTGCCTAAAACAGAAGTTAAACTGGAAGAGTTCCCAGTGGTTGCTGCCACTAAAGTTCCAATGTCTGTAacagaagagaaaaaagaaacccTGACAGAGAAGACATCTGAAGCTGTTGAAAGTGTAGCTGAGAGGATCACTCCTGCTGAGACCTCTAGAGACTTTGTTGTGGAGACAGATTCAGGACTGAAGGTTGGTGAAtcagaaaacaagaaagaaaagaccAACAAAGCTGATGATCAAAATGCAGAAGCACCTGCTAAAGATGACAGTGATACCAAGGCAACTGTGGGGGCTCCTAAAGATGAGCCTCCCACTAAACCTCATCGCCAATCAAACAACATAATTTCCAAGGTGAAGCAATCCATTGTGAAGGTAAAGAAGGCTATCATTAGAAAATCTTCAAGCTCAAAGGCCATCTCAAtggaaaacaaagatgagataACAGTAAAATAA
- the LOC120273052 gene encoding cytochrome P450 709B1-like, giving the protein MQRNEQLLNPCRLLSQTLPHPLNMEMEMEMGYTGMVLGALLVIIVTKLCHAFYNLIWKPYKITKSLEKQGLRGPPYKFPHGSTKQINDFQAAADGLVMDSRSHDISSKLLPHYHAWSSLYGRTFLYWMGAQPRICLGDPEMVKQVLSSNFGFYLKLYPGPDIMALLGKGLVLAEGSDWARHRRALNPAFHIDKLKMMTKTMAECALRMLHEWRNEIKEEVEMSRQFQELTANIISHTVFGTSNSIHGKQIFLAQKELLSLVAADFGGSKYLPTKKNLKKWNLEKKMKTTLTNIINNRLGNSKELGYGDDLLGLMLHSSMTDNNSRLTIDEIIDECKTFYFAGHETTSHLLTWTMFLLSINPEWQQRLREEVLNECGLETPNADMLSKFKLVTMVLWETLRLYPPVMLNAREASKHMNLGGLMIPKGMQLMIPVVMLQRDKKYWGDDANDFNPLRFENGASKAAMHPNSVLPFSLGPRACVGQNFAMMEAKVVMAMILQRFSFSLSPNYKHSPANLLTLQPQFGLPIDLKPLQL; this is encoded by the exons ATGCAGCGAAATGAACAATTATTAAACCCTTGCCGTCTCCTCTCTCAAACTCTACCTCACCCATTGAATATGgaaatggaaatggaaatgGGATATACAGGGATGGTTTTGGGAGCTCTGCTGGTCATAATAGTAACAAAGCTGTGCCATGCCTTTTATAATCTCATATGGAAACCATACAAGATAACAAAGAGTTTGGAGAAGCAAGGGCTGAGAGGTCCTCCTTACAAGTTCCCCCATGGCTCAACAAAACAGATCAACGACTTCCAGGCTGCTGCTGACGGTCTTGTTATGGATTCCAGATCTCATGACATCTCCTCCAAGCTTCTTCCTCATTACCATGCTTGGTCTTCTCTCTAtg GCAGAACTTTTTTGTACTGGATGGGAGCGCAGCCAAGGATTTGCCTGGGTGACCCTGAGATGGTGAAGCAGGTGCTGTCCAGCAACTTCGGTTTCTACCTCAAGCTATATCCAGGACCCGATATAATGGCCTTATTGGGCAAGGGTCTTGTCCTTGCTGAAGGATCTGACTGGGCCAGACACAGGAGGGCACTTAATCCTGCTTTCCACATTGACAAACTCAAG atGATGACCAAGACTATGGCTGAATGTGCTCTGAGGATGCTCCATGAATGGAGGaatgaaatcaaggaagaagtAGAGATGAGCCGGCAATTTCAAGAGCTCACTGCAAATATCATCTCCCACACTGTTTTCGGGACCAGCAACAGCATCCATGGCAAACAAATCTTTCTGGCACAGAAGGAGCTTTTATCACTCGTGGCTGCCGACTTTGGTGGATCTAA ATATCTTCCTACCAAGAAAAATCTCAAGAAGTGGAATctggaaaagaaaatgaagaccACGTTGACAAACATCATAAATAACCGTTTGGGTAATTCCAAGGAATTGGGATACGGAGATGACCTTCTGGGATTGATGCTCCACTCCTCTATGACTGATAATAACTCTCGCCTAACCATTGATGAGATCATAGACGAGTGCAAGACCTTCTACTTTGCTGGCCATGAGACCACCTCGCATCTGCTCACCTGGACTATGTTCTTGCTCAGCATCAACCCTGAATGGCAGCAGAGGCTCAGAGAAGAAGTCCTGAACGAATGTGGTTTGGAGACCCCCAACGCTGACATGCTCAGCAAGTTCAAACTG GTGACAATGGTACTGTGGGAGACTCTAAGACTCTACCCACCTGTCATGCTGAACGCAAGGGAAGCTTCAAAACACATGAACTTGGGTGGGCTTATGATACCCAAAGGTATGCAATTGATGATTCCCGTAGTGATGCTTCAAAGGGACAAGAAGTACTGGGGAGATGATGCCAATGACTTCAATCCACTGAGGTTTGAGAATGGAGCCTCCAAAGCTGCAATGCATCCAAATTCTGTACTCCCATTCTCTCTTGGTCCAAGAGCTTGTGTTGGCCAGAACTTTGCAATGATGGAGGCAAAGGTGGTGATGGCCATGATCCTTCAGAGGTTCTCCTTCTCACTCTCTCCCAATTATAAGCATTCTCCTGCAAATTTGCTCACTCTGCAGCCTCAATTCGGTCTTCCCATTGATTTGAAGCCACTGCAACTGTGA